A stretch of Camelina sativa cultivar DH55 chromosome 18, Cs, whole genome shotgun sequence DNA encodes these proteins:
- the LOC104763217 gene encoding nitrile-specifier protein 5-like: MCPVENKWVKVGQKGAGPGPRSSHAMTVVGNKVYCFGGELKPTIHIDNDLYVFDLQSQEWSIAPATGEAPFPCFGVSMVTIGTTIYVYGGRDDQRKYNGLYSYDTVTNEWKMLSPVEEGLPGRSYHSMACDDRKVYVFGGVTAKGRVNTLHAYDVVDQKWVEYPDVYKLDTETLVWERIVCGKEEEKPSQRGWCAFTAAVKDGEEGLLVHGGNCPTNERLDDLVFWGFSHLNANQ, encoded by the exons atgtgtccGGTGGAGAACAAATGGGTCAAG GTGGGTCAAAAGGGAGCTGGTCCTGGACCGAGAAGCTCACACGCCATGACCGTCGTTGGGAACAAAGTTTACTGTTTCGGCGGTGAGCTGAAGCCTACGATTCATATCGACAACGATCTTTACGTTTTCGATCTCCAGAGTCAAGAATGGTCTATAGCTCCTGCGACAGGGGAGGCTCCTTTCCCCTGTTTTGGAGTCTCCATGGTCACGATCGGTACAACGATCTACGTCTACGGTGGCCGTGATGATCAGCGGAAGTACAACGGTTTGTATTCTTACGACACTGTGACTAATGAGTGGAAAATGTTATCTCCTGTTGAAGAAGGGCTCCCTGGTCGTAGCTATCATTCAATGGCTTGTGATGATCGTAAAGTTTATGTCTTTGGTGGTGTTACTGCTAAGGGACGTGTGAACACGCTTCACGCTTACGATGTTGTTGATCAGAAGTGGGTTGAGTATCCTGAT GTTTACAAGCTTGATACAGAGACGTTAGTGTGGGAGAGGATTGTGTGTGggaaagaggaggagaagcCGAGCCAACGCGGGTGGTGTGCGTTTACTGCAGCGGTTAAGGATGGTGAGGAAGGTCTGTTGGTTCATGGTGGGAATTGTCCGACCAATGAGCGGCTTGATGATTTGGTGTTTTGGGGTTTCTCTCATCTTAATGCCAATCAATGA